A window of Cryptosporidium parvum Iowa II chromosome 1, whole genome shotgun sequence contains these coding sequences:
- a CDS encoding oxoglutarate/malate translocator protein, producing MQLQNFEGYSKPTPFSLARDIVNKNGILGLYKGLDAGLIRQLTYSTARLGIFRLLCDYYKNQMVYQGHKVCNLSLGVKALIGLTSGGISSFICNPVDLALIRLQTNSLLPLSKQKYYKNVLQAMKYIIKEEGFFSMWKGSIPSIIRAMSINMGMLATFDHFIEVCYRWTGPEKNQVFVKVLSSILSGAVASVVSLPFDTIKTQIQKQTVDEEDSESLITKHEDHNLNSYSKVITHIYKSQGLSGFFKGYLTYYFRIAPHAMITLLCMDWLNKKF from the coding sequence ATGCAATTACAGAACTTTGAAGGATATTCAAAACCAACTCCTTTTTCTTTAGCTAGAGATATAGTTAACAAGAATGGAATTTTGGGGCTTTATAAGGGATTAGATGCAGGTCTAATCAGACAACTAACTTATTCGACTGCGAGATTGGGAATTTTCAGGTTATTATGTGATTACTATAAGAACCAAATGGTTTATCAGGGCCACAAAGTATGTAATCTGTCTCTTGGAGTTAAAGCCCTGATAGGGTTAACATCTGGAGgtatttcttcatttatttGCAATCCTGTAGATTTAGCACTTATCAGGCTACAAACCAATTCTCTGTTACCTTTAAGCAAACAAAAATACTACAAAAATGTATTACAAGCaatgaaatatataattaaggAAGAGGGTTTCTTTTCAATGTGGAAAGGATCCATTCCCTCTATAATTAGAGCAATGTCAATTAATATGGGAATGCTTGCCACATTCGACCATTTTATTGAAGTATGTTATAGATGGACAGGACCAGAAAAGAATCAAGTTTTTGTTAAGGTTCTTTCATCCATTCTTTCGGGTGCCGTTGCAAGCGTAGTATCCCTCCCTTTTGACACAATAAAGACCCAAATACAAAAACAGACAGTTGATGAAGAGGATTCTGAGTCTTTAATAACAAAACACGAAGATCACAATTTGAATAGTTATAGTAAAGTTATCACACACATATACAAGAGCCAAGGGCTAAGTGGTTTCTTTAAAGGGTACCTAACGTACTATTTTAGGATTGCTCCACATGCAATGATAACCTTACTTTGCATGGATTGGCTTAACAAAAAAttctaa
- a CDS encoding hypothetical protein (possible U3 small nucleolar RNA-associated protein): MSSLKHSIHRRVHLERATPVNRLRFGILERKKDYKIRAKRYHEKENLLKSLSEKARTRNPDEFDFGMVNSRLENGRYKKIGSDLQNGGLTSAEERKLAESQNLTYVHFRKSIDNKKIERMEKELTLFGQNMQRSHIFFDDEHEQLESGSQKNKSNSKKLKDLDSLSNLETIPKEVVKNITKSYKIFNDTIARSQKLEKVSKHLELQRDLKSKGKKKKVVTKNGNTEYVWYPKRKK; this comes from the exons ATGTCATCTTTGAAGCACTCAATCCATAGGAGAGTGCACTTGGAGAGAGCGACTCCAGTGAACAGACTTCGATTTGGGATTTTAGAGCGTAAGAAAGACTATAAGATAAGAGCAAAAAGGTATCATGAGAAGGAAAATCTCTTAAAATCTCTATCAGAAAAGGCAAGAACAAGAAATCCAGATGAGTTTGACTTTGGTATGGTGAATTCCAGACTGGAAAATGGTAGATATAAAAAGATTGGATCTGACCTACAAAACGGCGGTCTTACAAGTGCTGAAGAGAGAAAGCTTGCGGAGAGTCAGAACCTGACATATGTCCATTTTAGAAAATCAATTGATAATAAG AAAATTGAAAGAATGGAAAAAGAGTTGACATTATTTGGCCAAAATATGCAAAGAAgccatattttttttgatgatGAGCACGAACAACTAGAAAGTGGTTCAcagaaaaataaaagcaATTCAAAGAAACTCAAAGATTTAGATTCACTTTCGAATTTAGAAACTATTCCAAAGGAAGTTGtcaaaaatattaccaAATCTTATAAGATTTTTAATGATACAATTGCTAGATCACAGAAACTAGAAAAAGTATCCAAGCATCTTGAGCTACAGAGAGACCTCAAATCTAAAggaaagaagaagaaggtTGTAACAAAGAATGGAAATACTGAGTATGTATGGTAtccaaaaagaaaaaagtga
- a CDS encoding signal peptide, large protein (transcripts identified by EST), giving the protein MLSKRKLAVILPMLFELAMSYDYYFPMETVPLEHIATNRWGKEGPADSEKVVKIGAIGGGYYGRTIPGLRDYEKGDAKDRAFGSKYKEYPYAYEPERTLTKDSLAPLPPEARIRMMRESFREHVFNVTGQVPTLGEVKKMKKHFMDYVKKELNATDTEMKSLFGVETTKKADGVLPKYLLFDDMDKFDFDPEEALKHMPRVPINASKEEIDAAYLKAWEMLGKSNDKLRKVYNEYRRKYLEKNPLGPVMTEKEFLLYSIKLREREAYKLGFVSGEASSDPISKSIEISYFLRDALKDEYEKYKSGTPIDRFANATNFVNDGLFNDNLILDNFDPFDNSLPSPYDPIEGRAWTDTISKSSIINMTNAYEKIVKGEDVYDNHGRLIYKGDRYNTRSDGSDIGEQFDELITGSDHGNRYNSIGTGSLNIDEKESENNQDSSSTTFHKLTRVNKYNNIKSPSQLLFERSEYSTSSQKRVIDRIDDYTLVDINNMTVGQMLSLHTLIFENLYTDADVKEEEKYFKQRLGEQGGDVGTNTEVYREFLFNKFGNSLFFIPKTIYLKEKNNEKILPVSATGFKLVENFDGVAKIHHLATDLSFNIDYSDKDSFYLNGYLGKLSYPHKNLLENFLTTGWKLSDSQAPSPYRFISAIDDKVSNFDKFEGTLAQYRDHIETSDDLEKKEVAGKITAHLARSAQLLKRYEEKRNEYIRSQKKLLDELNKSKSVLRTKALLENVNIVSSALKGSDTGIDISKYVSEPDNKKFGSFFENRDELKNVVENEHENNVQELQRIGKECHDNFRELEDACDDLIRDSSLINVEISSLEDEVTSKVLESLDKRQRIGVQILDELDKLEKLNDYLLQNAHAVGNVDITRIELDDFEKNPEISKTLDSETFGIFSGDRKASDFKKLIDTNHASTRYYIEEPKNGDFVDSDEGDDEEEIKGGKKKSDKDSDKSKKASKYSTDFKGKVKLVFEEALTIIEDYVRDLYIAVADRKERMLELLKLESFLIREISRHRKSLSVVLNRVALPEDEIIDENENDELKMRILLKIHEEKTKLMYVREVLDKLYFYPHFRGVKPSSSLKLKELEERGILSRFGYTYLPKFKLGEDEQPIGIYGFKKLDYYDMKLDFYNRLISGFEYDLGSYRFDLEMMSLLDSLRYPELSKLIYSDEYIESSIFTKRTKLMKLLKKLIFREKNKDLRRSLKKAYFEIKEWFDSAVKFEREYYGSSALETIFSESKSSEDESSRNESEIVLSDKKGSSPSPSNKQQRRMRRKN; this is encoded by the coding sequence ATGTTATCAAAACGTAAGTTGGCAGTAATCTTGCCAATGCTTTTTGAGCTGGCAATGAGTTACGACTATTATTTTCCAATGGAGACTGTTCCATTGGAACATATTGCAACTAATCGTTGGGGAAAGGAAGGTCCAGCAGATAGCGAGAAAGTTGTTAAGATTGGTGCAATTGGAGGAGGTTATTATGGAAGAACTATTCCGGGATTGAGAGATTATGAAAAGGGAGATGCTAAGGATAGAGCTTTTGGTTCTAAGTATAAAGAATATCCATATGCTTACGAACCAGAACGTACTTTAACTAAGGATTCTTTAGCTCCACTTCCTCCTGAAGCTCGCATAAGAATGATGAGAGAATCTTTCAGAGAACATGTATTTAATGTTACAGGACAAGTACCAACTCTAGGTGAGGtgaaaaagatgaagaaacACTTTATGGATTACGTCAAGAAAGAACTCAATGCTACTGATACAGAAATGAAGTCTCTATTTGGCGTTGAAACCACTAAAAAAGCTGATGGAGTCTTACCAAAGTActtattatttgatgataTGGACAAATTTGACTTTGATCCTGAAGAAGCTCTCAAACACATGCCACGTGTTCCAATTAATGCTtctaaagaagaaattgatgCTGCCTATCTCAAAGCTTGGGAAATGCTTGGAAAAAGTAATGACAAACTTAGAAAGGTATATAATGAGTATCGTCGTAAATATCTTGAAAAGAATCCACTTGGTCCAGTTATGACTGAAAAGGAATTCCTCTTATACTCTATTAAACTTAGAGAAAGAGAAGCTTACAAGCTTGGTTTTGTCTCAGGAGAAGCTAGCAGTGACCCAATTTCCAAAAGTATTGAGATTTCTTATTTCCTCAGAGATGCTCTTAAGGATGAATATGAGAAATATAAGTCTGGTACTCCAATTGACAGATTTGCAAATGCTACAAACTTTGTCAATGATGGATTATTCAACGATAATCTGATTCTTGATAACTTTGATCCTTTCGATAATTCTTTACCATCTCCTTATGATCCAATTGAAGGTAGAGCTTGGACTGATACTATTTCGAAGTcttctattattaacatGACTAATGCATATGAAAAGATTGTTAAAGGAGAAGATGTATATGACAATCATGGTAGGTTAATCTATAAAGGCGATAGATATAACACCAGATCTGATGGTAGTGATATTGGAGAACAGtttgatgaattaattacTGGAAGTGATCATGGTAATAGATATAATTCTATTGGAACTGGAAGCTTAAATATTGACGAAAAAGAGTCAGAAAATAACCAAGATTCATCATCAACTACTTTCCATAAGTTAACCAGAGTTAACAAATATAACAACATTAAGTCTCCCTCTCAGTTACTTTTCGAGAGATCAGAATACTCCACTTCTTCCCAAAAGAGAGTAATTGACAGAATCGATGATTATACATTGgtagatattaataatatgacTGTTGGACAAATGCTATCATTACATACACTTATATTTGAAAACCTATATACAGATGCTGATgtaaaagaagaagaaaagtaCTTCAAACAACGTCTTGGAGAACAAGGAGGAGATGTTGGAACAAATACTGAAGTTTATAGggaatttttattcaacaaatttggaaattctcttttctttattccCAAAACTATCTACttaaaagagaaaaataatgaaaaaatacTCCCAGTTTCTGCAACAGGATTTAAATTAGTTGAAAACTTTGATGGTGTTGCTaaaattcatcatttaGCTACTGATTTATCATTCAATATCGATTATTCTGATAAAGACAGTTTCTACCTAAATGGATACCTTGGAAAGTTAAGTTATCCACACAAAAATCTATTAGAAAACTTCTTAACAACAGGATGGAAACTTAGTGACTCTCAAGCTCCATCTCCATATAGATTCATCTCTGCAATTGATGACAAGGTTTCAAACTTTGATAAATTCGAAGGCACTCTTGCTCAATATAGAGACCATATTGAAACTTCGGATGATTTGGAGAAAAAGGAGGTGGCGGGAAAAATCACGGCTCACTTGGCGCGCAGTGCacaattattgaaaaggtatgaagaaaaaagaaatgaatatattagatCCCAGAAGAAGTTATTGGATGAATTGAATAAGTCTAAGTCAGTTCTTAGAACAAAAGCACTTTTGGAGAATGTGAATATAGTTTCAAGTGCTTTAAAAGGATCAGATACAGGAATTGACATTTCAAAGTATGTAAGTGAGCCAGATAATAAGAAGTTTGGTTCTTTCTTTGAGAATAGAGATGAATTGAAAAATGTGGTTGAGAATGAGcatgaaaataatgttCAAGAGTTGCAAAGGATTGGAAAGGAATGCCATGATAACTTTAGAGAATTAGAGGATGCTTGTGATGATTTGATAAGAGATTCAAGCTTGATTAACGTTGAGATTAGCTCTTTGGAAGATGAGGTTACCTCCAAGGTTTTAGAGTCTTTAGATAAGAGACAGAGAATAGGAGTTCAGATATTGGATGAATTGGACAAGTTAGAGAAATTGAATGATTATCTTTTACAAAATGCACATGCAGTTGGTAATGTTGATATTACCCGAATTGAACTCGATGACTTTGAAAAGAATCCAGAGATATCTAAGACTTTGGATAGTGAGACATTTGGTATTTTTAGTGGAGATAGGAAAGCTTCCGACTTTAAGAAGTTGATTGATACCAACCATGCTTCAACAAGGTATTATATAGAGGAGCCAAAGAATGGCGATTTTGTGGATTCTGATGAGGgagatgatgaagaagaaattaaggGTGGTAAGAAGAAGAGCGACAAGGACTCAGATAAGTCAAAGAAGGCTTCCAAGTATTCTACAGACTTTAAGGGCAAAGTAAAGTTAGTATTTGAGGAAGCTTTGACAATTATTGAGGACTATGTTAGAGATTTATACATTGCAGTAGCTGATAGAAAGGAGAGAATGTTAGAGTTGTTAAAGTTGGAGTCCTTTTTGATTAGAGAAATCTCAAGACACCGCAAATCCTTATCTGTTGTACTAAATAGAGTAGCATTGCCAGAGGATGAGattattgatgaaaatgagaATGATGAGCTTAAGATGAGAATTTTACTCAAGATTCACGAGGAAAAGACAAAGTTGATGTATGTTAGAGAGGTACTTGATAAGTTGTATTTCTATCCACACTTCCGTGGAGTTAAACCAAGTTCTTCTTTGAAACTTAAAGAGTTAGAGGAAAGAGGTATCTTGTCAAGATTTGGATATACTTACTTACCAAAGTTTAAACTAGGTGAAGATGAGCAACCAATCGGAATTTATGGTTTTAAAAAGCTGGATTATTATGATATGAAGCTTGATTTCTATAATAGATTAATTTCAGGTTTTGAGTATGACTTGGGCAGTTACAGATTTGATTTAGAGATGATGAGTTTATTAGATAGCTTGAGGTATCCAGAACTAAGCAAATTAATTTACTCTGATGAATACATAGAGTCAAGTATTTTCACAAAAAGAACAAAgttgatgaaattattgaagaagTTAATATTTAGAGAGAAAAATAAGGATTTGAGAAGATCTTTAAAGAAGGCTtactttgaaattaaagaatggTTTGACAGTGCAGTAAAGTTTGAAAGGGAATATTATGGTAGTTCAGCTTTGGAAACAATTTTTTCTGAATCAAAATCTTCAGAGGATGAAAGCAGCAGAAATGAAAGCGAAATAGTCCTCTCGGATAAGAAAGGTTCGAGTCCAAGCCCATCAAATAAACAACAAAGAAGAATGAGAAGAAAAAACTAG
- a CDS encoding ATP-binding cassette protein, with the protein MNDSELNENGIYSSKNFSKLNKQYIDIDTVNFENLGKYPKYHSFFKRGFLNTILFKWLSPIINSAEKGIIVNDSDINLADDDDDIQTEYIYFIRNWNEEFSKPEAVKSIQYSTFKVIFKTFYLRIINILLFKLIYDIIQMCRPWQIHGVLYWIGDPNGSKISGILKFLSIVICELISGSILQQYFRRSFSLSVMLKGVMNYSLTNKLIKLPKNVAIENISKCISLLSSESTYLLGTGNTLLAVPSMVLQNLLLLFSLYQFIGISAFIGYIIIVLSLFVNGLLINLTQSVRFKYISSLDKRISISTELVNSFKQIKCYAWEKYYIKNINEIRKEEIRHLGIWRFLNQFGLVLATLCVSLSPVISFGSFLYLNRKFPVDVIFTSLLIFESLQLTLVLLPTGISSLQKIINCYSRLSEVLLLKDIEPLQSILDKIEQENYAVKVNNVYFNYPTKNDILSSINFNIQKNQKVGIIGYVGSGKTTLIELILQELKPRLGTIQSNGSVFYCSQSSWIINGTVRSNIILDLPFDQAWYDIVINACSLVYDLKAMPNGDLTEIGENGINLSGGQKQRVSLARAVYQNTDILILDDVFSALDNVVSTSIFQKCIINLLKNKTVILATNKLDILSHLDQVIFINNTTLSYSGPPNQSFFSHPDFQDLLNSMYKVQNQINQIIDDVVTIEEIQDIEGILTESDISGQSCDIIPNTNNINNNKLSHPTIRISETITSIPKNEIELEKSNHGLSPSLPGSYNITSNSNPNLNQNIQTSPRISRRGSRVSLSALKDKYRRESQTLRNSLEQQMIETNKNDKSFKETAQLLDDHKSIKVKHVEFSKYIEYIRKFDPTILVISIIVIYSCTLSNIFSSAWITKWSSEFDKYGIAKGLIILTAISILQPILNLLFRAATIYLTTGVSQEIYNELLVKLSYSKLAFYESVPIGTILSRITSDIVVIDEMIPQNLTDFTYCFTRVTIYIGYFIYLDYRFIIVFLPISYFFNKFRIRAMFANRQLKRIFHSRTSPILTSVSYTVDGLSILRCSKNGLKNFSKNVQYLIDYECAPWRCYCLIQRWLGIHIDILGACVISSLGIFCISAKGFVSVGAIAIAFQCSVSFTQLVLWMIRNISETENNFLSYDRISELIGILPQEANISDDDDDNDLNKSCNIKEINENVQDSDSLLINIDHPNKPLSLDWPTNGNILFKNVVLRYNPDEPAILNNLSFSIQGGKKVGICGRTGSGKSTLLSAILRLYSIQEGSILIDNVDISQISLKKLRSLITIIPQEPNILTGTLRYNLDPFNEYTSEEIDQALVNSNSKSFVDSLPDGINTQMTNISNNISLGQKQLICLARAILRKSKIILLDEATSSMDIATDNIIQNIIKTHFSSCTILSIAHRIHTIIDYDLIIVLDKGKIVEYDSPQNLLSNTSSVFYSIANEVNKL; encoded by the coding sequence ATGAACGATTCGGAACttaatgaaaatggaaTATATTCTTCTAAGAACTTCTCAAAACTTAATAAACAATATATAGATATTGACACAGTAAATTTTGAGAATCTTGGAAAATATCCTAAATATCactcattttttaaaagagGATTCCTCAATACTATACTTTTCAAATGGTTATCTcccattattaatagtgCTGAAAAAGGAATCATAGTTAATGATTCTGATATTAATTTGgctgatgatgatgatgatattcAAACAgaatatatttactttaTAAGAAATTGgaatgaagaattttctAAACCTGAAGCAGTGAAGTCAATTCAATACTCAACTTTTAAAGtaatattcaaaactttctatttaagaattattaacattcttttattcaaattaatatatgatattattcaaatgtGTAGACCCTGGCAAATACATGGTGTACTTTATTGGATTGGAGATCCAAATGGATCCAAAATTAGtggaatattaaaatttctttCTATTGTTATTTGTGAATTAATCTCTGGTTCTATTTTACAACAATATTTTAGAAGATCTTTCAGCCTTTCAGTCATGTTAAAAGGTGTTAtgaattattcattaacAAATAAACTGATTAAATTACCAAAAAATGTTgcaattgaaaatatttcgAAAtgtatttcattattatcttcaGAATCTACTTATTTATTAGGTACTGGAAATACACTATTAGCAGTACCTTCAATGGTTTtacaaaatttattattattattttcattatatcAATTCATTGGAATTAGTGCTTTTATTggatatattattatagtcttatcattatttgttAATGGGTTACTTATTAATCTTACTCAATCAGtaagatttaaatatatatcatCACTTGATAAAAGAATCTCAATATCAACAGAATTGGTAAATTCattcaaacaaattaaatgtTATGCTTgggaaaaatattatataaaaaatattaatgaaatcagaaaagaagaaatacGTCATTTAGGAATATGGAGATTTCTTAATCAATTTGGATTAGTTCTTGCAACTTTATGTGTATCATTATCACCAGTTATTTCATTTGGttcatttttatatttaaatcgTAAATTCCCAGTTGATGTTATTTTTACATcacttttaatatttgaatcacTTCAACTAACATTAGTATTATTACCAACAggtatttcttctttacaaaagataataaattgtTATTCAAGACTTAGTGAAGTTTTATTActtaaagatattgaacCATTACAATCAATTTTAGATAAAATTGAACAAGAAAATTATGCTgttaaagttaataatgtttattttaattatccaacaaaaaatgatatactttcatcaattaattttaatattcaaaaaaatcaaaaagttGGTATTATTGGTTATGTAGGTTCTGGAAAAACTACTTTAATTGAACTTATATTACAAGAACTTAAACCAAGATTAGGAACAATTCAATCAAATGGTTCAGTTTTTTATTGTTCACAATCATCATGGATTATTAATGGTACAGTTAGAAGTAATATTATACTTGATTTACCTTTTGATCAAGCCTGGTATgatattgttattaatgCTTGTTCATTAGTTTATGATTTAAAAGCTATGCCAAATGGGGATTTAACAGAAATTGGTGAAAATGGAATAAATCTTTCTGGAGGACAAAAACAAAGAGTTTCTCTTGCTAGAGCAGTTTATCAAAATACTGATATACTTATTTTGGATGATGTATTTTCAGCTTTAGATAATGTTGTTTCTACAAgtattttccaaaaatgtattattaatttacttaAAAATAAGACAGTAATTTTAGCAACAAATAAATTGGATATACTTTCTCATCTTGATCaagttatatttattaataatacaacaTTATCATATTCTGGTCCTCCTAAtcaatcatttttttcacaTCCAGATTTTCAAGATCTTTTAAATAGTATGTATAAAGtacaaaatcaaataaatcaaattattgatGATGTTGTTacaattgaagaaattcaaGATATTGAAGGAATATTAACAGAAAGTGATATTTCTGGTCAATCTTGTGatattattccaaatacaaataatattaataataataaattatccCATCCAACAATACGTATTTCTGAAACTATTACAAGTATACCAAAgaatgaaattgaattagaaaaatcaaatcaTGGTCTTTCTCCTTCTTTACCAGGTTcttataatattacttcaaattcaaatccaaatttaaatcaaaatattcaaactTCTCCAAGAATTTCAAGAAGAGGTAGTAGAGTTTCTCTTTCAGCACttaaagataaatataGAAGAGAAAGTCAAACATTAAGAAATTCTTTAGAACAACAGATGATTGAAACAaacaaaaatgataaatctTTTAAAGAAACTGCTCAATTACTTGATGATcataaaagtattaaagttaaaCATGTTGagttttcaaaatatattgaatatattcgAAAATTTGATCCAACAATTCTTgtaatttctattattgttatttattCATGTACATTatccaatatattttcatctgCATGGATTACAAAATGGTCAAgtgaatttgataaatatggAATTGCCAAAGGACTTATTATATTAACTGCTATTAGTATTCTTCAACCAATACTTAATCTTTTATTCAGAGCTGCTACTATTTATTTAACTACTGGTGTATCAcaagaaatttataatGAACTTCTTGTAAAGCTTTCATATTCAAAACTAGCTTTTTATGAATCTGTTCCAATTGGTACTATACTTAGTAGAATTACCAGTGATATTGTTGTTATTGATGAAATGATACCTCAGAATCTTACAGATTTTACTTATTGTTTTACAAGAGTAACAATTTATATTGGATATTTCATATATCTTGATTATAGATTCATTATTGTTTTCTTACCAATAtcttatttctttaataaattcagaaTTAGAGCTATGTTTGCTAATAGGCAACTCAAACGTATCTTTCATTCAAGAACATCTCCAATTCTAACATCTGTTTCTTATACAGTTGATGGTTTATCAATTCTAAGATGTTCCAAAAATGGACttaaaaatttttcaaaaaatgttCAATATCTTATTGATTATGAATGTGCTCCTTGGAGATGTTATTGTTTAATACAAAGATGGCTTGGAATTCATATTGATATACTTGGAGCTTGTGTAATTTCTTCTCTTGgtattttttgtatttcaGCTAAAGGATTTGTTTCTGTTGGTGCTATTGCCATTGCCTTCCAATGTTCTGTATCTTTTACTCAATTAGTATTATGGATGATTAGAAATATATCAGAAACTGAAAATAACTTCCTTTCTTATGATAGAATTTCTGAACTTATTGGTATTTTACCACAAGAAGCTAATATTagtgatgatgatgatgataatgatttaaataaatcttgtaatattaaagaaatcaaTGAAAATGTTCAAGATTCAGATTCTTtacttattaatattgatcaTCCCAATAAACCACTTTCTTTAGATTGGCCAACTAATGGAAATATTCTCTTTAAGAATGTTGTATTAAGATATAATCCAGATGAACCTGCTATTCTTAATAACCTTAGCTTTTCAATTCAAGGAGGAAAGAAAGTTGGAATATGTGGAAGAACTGGTTCTGGTAAATCAACTCTTTTATCAGCTATTCTTAGATTATATAGTATCCAAGAAGGAAGTATTCTTATTGATAATGTTGatatttctcaaataaGTCTTAAAAAACTTAGATCACTCATAACCATTATTCCTCAAGAACCAAACATTCTTACAGGAACTTTAAGATATAATTTAGATCCATTTAATGAATACACatctgaagaaattgatcaAGCTTTAGTAaactcaaattcaaaatcattCGTGGATTCTCTTCCTGATGGAATTAATACTCAAATGacaaatatttctaataatatttctttagGACAAAAACAATTGATTTGTCTTGCAAGAGCCATACTTAGAAAGAGTAAGATAATTCTTCTTGATGAAGCCACATCTTCAATGGATATTGCCACagataatattattcagaatattatcaaaacaCATTTCTCTAGTTGTACAATCCTTTCAATTGCTCACAGAATTCATACAATTATTGACTATGATCTCATTATTGTTTTAGATAAGGGAAAAATTGTTGAATATGATTCTCCTCAAAACCTCTTATCTAATACTTCGTCCGTTTTCTATTCAATTGCAAATGAAGTTAATAAGCTTTAG